In Quercus lobata isolate SW786 chromosome 12, ValleyOak3.0 Primary Assembly, whole genome shotgun sequence, a genomic segment contains:
- the LOC115970191 gene encoding anthranilate N-benzoyltransferase protein 1-like, whose translation MAPNCIPFKICSINALPSMKLSNSSLKMASPHGITNVPKLTIEAVQTVGPYKVTDQQRSCHVLATDPIASGIFKRCLHVVLYYKNVSEEDSGWIFAGWAKETLGKAISEQPMLSGRMWRGEDGDGELEIVSNDSGVRLIETQVAVTLSEFLELKEKEEAEAQLVFWNDIDEHNPQFSPLFYVQVTNFQCGGYSIGISYNILLADLLVKEKFLNSWATIHNNILSSNNELKKPLFYLPNLERNGSSPPSITSSTRRKDCVKTMHFKAIAENANLDGAMCKSLALHCVEETESRLGSKMDSEFYLFVKENSKDIIEIEKYSKHKHVKPQLSIKTQVTCAGWDEYLGAKEVAFREGNKPINVSYWIGSVLGGLVMAMPPPNQATHGVNILVAIPNENEL comes from the exons ATGGCTCCTAATTGTATACCTTTTAAAATATGCTCTATAAATGCCTTACCAAGCATGAAGTTATCCAACAGTTCTCTAAAAATGGCTAGTCCCCATGGCATCACCAATGTCCCTAAGTTAACCATTGAAGCTGTGCAGACAGTCGGACCCTATAAGGTGACTGATCAGCAACGGTCATGCCATGTATTGGCCACGGACCCTATTGCTTCGGGGATATTCAAAAGGTGTCTTCACGTAGTTCTTTACTACAAGAACGTGAGTGAGGAGGATTCAGGGTGGATTTTTGCAGGTTGGGCTAAGGAGACACTAGGAAAAGCAATTTCCGAACAGCCAATGCTTAGTGGAAGGATGTGGCGTGGCGAGGATGGTGAtggagagttagaaattgtctCCAATGATAGTGGTGTTAGACTCATCGAGACACAGGTCGCTGTAACTTTGTCTGAGTTTCTTGaattgaaagaaaaggaagaagcagaAGCTCAACTTGTTTTTTGGAATGATATTGACGAACATAATCCTCAGTTCTCTCCATTATTTTATGTTCAG GTGACAAACTTCCAGTGTGGTGGATACTCCATTGGGATTAGCTACAACATTCTTCTAGCAGACCTTTTGGTGAAAGAGAAATTCCTCAATAGTTGGGCAACCATACACAATAATATACTTTCTAGTAATAATGAACTTAAAAAACCCTTATTTTACCTCCCTAATCTTGAAAGGAATGGTTCTTCTCCTCCCAGCATAACCAGCTCAACTCGAAGAAAAGATTGTGTCAAAACCATGCATTTCAAGGCCATTGCTGAAAATGCAAATTTGGATGGTGCAATGTGCAAGTCACTTGCATTGCATTGTGTTGAGGAGACAGAGAGCAGACTTGGTAGCAAAATGGATTcagagttttatttgtttgtgaAAGAAAACTCTAAGGATATTATTGAGATAGAAAAGTATTCCAAACATAAACATGTTAAGCCACAATTGAGTATTAAGACTCAAGTCACTTGTGCAGGTTGGGATGAATATTTAGGGGCCAAAGAGGTAGCATTTCGTGAAGGGAATAAGCCTATAAATGTTTCATATTGGATCGGGTCAGTTCTTGGTGGTCTTGTCATGGCAATGCCACCTCCTAATCAGGCTACTCATGGAGTGAACATTTTAGTGGCAATTCCTAACGAGAACGAACTTTAA
- the LOC115970192 gene encoding anthranilate N-benzoyltransferase protein 1-like, whose product MVLAWTGAGVERMTCVLYYENVSEEDSGWIFAGWAKETLGKAISEQPMLSGRLWRGEDGDGELEIVSNDSGVRLIETQVAVTLFEFLELKEKEEAEAQLVFWNDIDEHNPQFSPLFYVQVTNFQCGGYSIGISCSILLADLLVKEKFLNSWANIHNNILSSNNELKKPLFYLPNLERNGSSPPSITSSTRRKDCVKTMHFKAIVENANLDGAMCKSLALHCVEETESRLGSKMDSEFYLFVKENSKDIIEIEKYSKHKHVKPQLSIKTQVTCAGWDEYLGAKEVAFREGNKPINVSYWIGSVHDGLVMAMPPPNQATHGVNILVAIPNENEL is encoded by the exons ATGGTGCTGGCTTGGACTGGAGCTGGAGTTGAGAGGATGACATGCG TTCTTTACTACGAGAACGTGAGTGAGGAGGATTCAGGGTGGATTTTTGCAGGTTGGGCTAAGGAGACACTAGGAAAAGCAATTTCCGAACAGCCAATGCTTAGTGGAAGGCTGTGGCGTGGCGAGGATGGTGAtggagagttagaaattgtctCCAATGATAGTGGTGTTAGACTCATCGAGACACAGGTTGCTGTAACTTTGTTTGAGTTTCTTGaattgaaagaaaaggaagaagcagaAGCTCAACTTGTTTTTTGGAATGATATTGACGAACATAATCCTCAGTTCTCTCCATTATTTTATGTTCAG GTGACAAACTTCCAGTGTGGTGGATACTCGATTGGGATTAGCTGCAGCATTCTTCTAGCAGACCTTTTGGTGAAAGAGAAATTCCTCAATAGTTGGGCAAACATACACAATAATATACTTTCTAGTAATAATGAACTCAAAAAACCCTTATTTTACCTCCCTAATCTTGAAAGGAATGGTTCTTCTCCTCCCAGCATAACTAGCTCAACTCGAAGAAAAGATTGTGTCAAAACCATGCATTTCAAGGCCATTGTTGAAAATGCAAATTTGGATGGTGCAATGTGCAAGTCACTTGCATTGCATTGTGTTGAGGAGACAGAGAGCAGACTTGGTAGCAAAATGGATTcagagttttatttgtttgtgaAAGAAAACTCTAAGGATATTATTGAGATAGAAAAGTATTCCAAACATAAACATGTTAAGCCACAATTGAGTATTAAGACTCAAGTCACTTGTGCAGGTTGGGATGAATATTTAGGGGCCAAAGAGGTAGCATTTCGTGAAGGGAATAAGCCTATAAATGTTTCATATTGGATCGGGTCAGTTCATGATGGTCTTGTCATGGCAATGCCACCTCCTAATCAGGCTACTCATGGAGTGAACATTTTAGTGGCAATTCCTAACGAGAACGAACTTTAA
- the LOC115972476 gene encoding anthranilate N-benzoyltransferase protein 1-like — translation MPGIGHGSYCFGDIQKVSSLVLYYKNVSEEDSGWIFAGWAKETLGKAISEQPMLSGRLWRGKDGDGELEIVSNDSGVRLIETQVAVTLSGFLEMKEKEEAEAQLVFWNDIDEHNPQFSPLFYVQVTNFQCGGYSIGISCSILLADLLVKEKFLTIWANIHNNILSSNNELQKPLFYLPNLKRNGSSPPSITSSTLRKDCVKTMHFKVTAENANLDGETCKSLALHRVEEIESQLGSKMDSEFYLFVKENSKDIIEIEKYPKHKHVKPQLSFKTQSLVQVGMNV, via the exons ATGCCGGGTATTGGCCATGGATCCTATTGCTTCGGGGATATTCAAAAGGTGTCTTCACTAGTTCTTTACTACAAGAATGTCAGTGAGGAGGATTCAGGGTGGATTTTTGCAGGTTGGGCTAAGGAGACACTAGGAAAAGCAATTTCCGAACAGCCAATGCTAAGTGGAAGGTTGTGGCGTGGCAAGGATGGTGAtggagagttagaaattgtctCCAATGATAGTGGTGTTAGACTCATCGAGACACAGGTCGCTGTAACTTTATCTGGGTTTcttgaaatgaaagaaaaggaagaagcagaAGCTCAACTTGTTTTTTGGAATGATATTGACGAACATAATCCTCAGTTCTCTCCATTATTTTATGTTCAG GTGACAAACTTCCAGTGTGGTGGATACTCGATTGGGATTAGCTGCAGCATTCTTCTAGCAGACCTTTTGGTGAAAGAGAAATTCCTCACTATTTGGGCAAACATACACAATAATATACTTTCTAGTAATAATGAACTCCAAAAACCCTTATTTTACCTCCCTAATCTTAAAAGGAATGGTTCTTCTCCTCCTAGCATAACTAGCTCAACTCTAAGAAAAGATTGTGTCAAAACCATGCATTTCAAGGTCACTGCTGAAAATGCAAATTTGGATGGTGAAACATGCAAGTCACTTGCATTGCATCGTGTTGAGGAGATAGAGAGCCAACTTGGTAGCAAAATGGATTcagagttttatttgtttgtgaAAGAAAACTCTAAGGATATTATTGAGATAGAAAAGTATCCCAAACATAAACATGTTAAGCCACAATTGAGTTTCAAGACTCAATCACTTGTGCAGGTTGGGATGAATGTTTAG
- the LOC115970935 gene encoding anthranilate N-benzoyltransferase protein 1-like, with protein MKLSTSSLKMASPFGITNVPKLTMEAVQTVTPYKVTDQRRSCRVLATDPIASGIFKRCLHVVLYYRNVSEEDSGWIFAGWAKETLGKAISEQPMLSGRLWRGKDGDGELEIVSNDSGVRLIETQVAVTLSKFLELKEKEEAEAQLVFWNDIDEHNPQFSPLFYVQVTNFQCGGYSIGISCSILLADLLVKEKFLTIWANIHNNILSSNNELQKPLFYLPNLKRNGSSPPSITSSTLRKDCVKTMHFKVTAENANLDGETCKSLALHHVEETESQLGSKMDSEFYLFVKENSMDIIEIEKYPKHKHVKPQLSIKTQVTCAGWDEYLGAKEVAFREGNKPINVSYWIGSVLDGLVMAMPPPNQATHGVNILVAIPNENEL; from the exons ATGAAGTTATCCACCAGTTCTCTAAAAATGGCAAGTCCCTTTGGTATCACCAATGTCCCTAAGTTAACCATGGAAGCTGTGCAGACAGTCACACCCTATAAGGTGACTGATCAGCGACGATCATGCCGGGTATTGGCCACTGACCCTATTGCTTCGGGGATATTCAAAAGGTGTCTTCACGTAGTTCTTTACTACAGGAATGTCAGTGAGGAGGATTCAGGGTGGATTTTTGCAGGTTGGGCTAAGGAGACACTAGGAAAAGCAATTTCCGAACAGCCAATGCTAAGTGGAAGGCTGTGGCGTGGCAAGGATGGTGAtggagagttagaaattgtctCTAATGATAGTGGTGTTAGACTCATCGAGACACAGGTCGCTGTAACTTTATCTAAGTTTCTTGaattgaaagaaaaggaagaagcagaAGCTCAACTTGTTTTTTGGAATGATATTGATGAACATAATCCTCAGTTCTCTCCATTATTTTATGTTCAG GTGACAAACTTCCAGTGTGGTGGATACTCAATTGGGATTAGCTGCAGCATTCTTCTAGCAGACCTTTTGGTGAAAGAGAAATTCCTCACTATTTGGGCAAACATACACAATAATATACTTTCTAGTAATAATGAACTCCAAAAACCCTTATTTTACCTCCCTAATCTTAAAAGGAATGGTTCTTCTCCTCCTAGCATAACTAGCTCAACTCTAAGAAAAGATTGTGTCAAAACCATGCATTTCAAAGTCACTGCTGAAAATGCAAATTTGGATGGTGAAACATGCAAGTCACTTGCATTGCATCATGTTGAGGAGACAGAGAGCCAACTTGGTAGCAAAATGGATTcagagttttatttgtttgtgaAAGAAAACTCTATGGATATTATTGAGATAGAAAAGTATCCCAAACATAAACATGTTAAGCCACAATTGAGTATCAAGACTCAAGTCACTTGTGCAGGTTGGGATGAATATTTAGGGGCCAAAGAGGTAGCATTTCGTGAAGGGAATAAGCCTATAAATGTTTCATATTGGATCGGGTCAGTTCTTGATGGTCTTGTCATGGCAATGCCACCTCCTAATCAGGCTACTCATGGAGTGAACATTTTAGTGGCAATTCCTAACGAGAACGAACTTTAG